In the Pirellulales bacterium genome, one interval contains:
- a CDS encoding SDR family oxidoreductase: MSDLCGLTTVVTGSSSGIGRAIALEFAAAGAAVIVHAHTSRDAAEDTAMQVRRLGADATVVLADVADERAAERLVEDAWAWRSGIDVWVNNAGADTLTGEAGKWPFERKLSHLWQVDVRGTILLSRLVGTKMRAAGHGTILNMGWDQAARGMAGDSGELFATSKGAIMAFTKSLARSLAPEVRVNCLAPGWIKTAWGDQASEYWQERAAADSWLGRWGTPEDVARAARFLASPAASFITGQIFAVNGGN; encoded by the coding sequence ATGAGCGATCTCTGCGGCCTGACCACGGTCGTTACCGGTTCATCGAGCGGAATCGGTCGGGCCATCGCGCTGGAGTTCGCCGCGGCCGGCGCCGCCGTGATCGTACATGCGCACACCTCGCGCGATGCCGCCGAGGATACGGCCATGCAAGTGCGACGGCTAGGAGCCGACGCTACGGTCGTTCTGGCTGATGTGGCAGACGAGCGGGCCGCCGAGCGATTGGTCGAAGACGCTTGGGCGTGGCGATCCGGTATTGACGTTTGGGTCAATAATGCCGGCGCGGATACGCTCACCGGTGAAGCCGGCAAGTGGCCCTTCGAGCGCAAGCTGTCACACCTGTGGCAGGTAGACGTCCGCGGCACGATCCTGCTGTCGCGACTGGTGGGGACGAAAATGCGCGCCGCGGGGCACGGTACGATTCTGAACATGGGTTGGGATCAGGCCGCGCGCGGGATGGCGGGCGACAGTGGAGAATTGTTCGCCACGAGCAAGGGCGCGATCATGGCCTTTACGAAAAGTCTCGCTCGCAGTCTGGCGCCCGAAGTGCGCGTGAATTGCCTGGCCCCAGGTTGGATCAAAACCGCCTGGGGCGACCAGGCCTCGGAATACTGGCAAGAGCGGGCGGCGGCCGATTCGTGGTTGGGGCGCTGGGGCACGCCCGAGGACGTAGCCCGCGCCGCGCGTTTCCTGGCTTCACCAGCGGCCAGCTTTATCACGGGTCAGATCTTCGCCGTTAACGGCGGAAATTGA
- a CDS encoding sigma-70 family RNA polymerase sigma factor, whose product MSDLDAIVTAHADAVWRTANRLLDNHDDALDCYQQTFLDALRMAKASEVRHWRTMLVRIATRRAIDRLRERYRRNKAFEGGDGTDQIPSAVEPPDARAQGEELREQIRRALTTLPAQQAEAFWLRHVEQLSAAEVAEQLGVDAGHVRVLVHRAATSLREGLGPTYGPASHSEDSA is encoded by the coding sequence ATGAGCGACCTCGACGCGATCGTCACCGCGCACGCCGATGCTGTCTGGCGGACCGCGAACCGGCTGCTCGATAATCATGATGATGCGCTCGATTGCTACCAGCAAACGTTTCTCGACGCGCTGCGCATGGCCAAAGCCAGCGAAGTGCGGCATTGGCGGACGATGCTCGTGCGGATCGCCACACGGCGGGCTATCGACCGTTTGCGGGAGCGCTACCGGCGCAACAAGGCATTCGAGGGGGGTGATGGCACCGACCAGATCCCGTCTGCGGTCGAGCCACCCGATGCGCGGGCCCAGGGGGAAGAACTGCGCGAGCAAATACGGCGGGCCCTGACGACCCTGCCGGCGCAACAGGCCGAGGCGTTTTGGCTACGCCATGTCGAGCAACTCAGCGCGGCCGAGGTAGCGGAGCAGTTGGGCGTGGACGCCGGCCACGTGCGAGTGTTAGTTCATCGTGCCGCGACGAGCTTGCGCGAAGGACTCGGTCCGACGTATGGTCCGGCATCCCATTCCGAGGATTCAGCATGA
- a CDS encoding peptidylprolyl isomerase, with translation MAQKAKARHILVPTKESCESLKTQIEAGADFADIAKQHSQCPSGKQGGELGEFSPGRMVPEFDKVVFSAPVGQVQGPVRTQFGWHLLEVTSRTD, from the coding sequence ATGGCGCAAAAAGCCAAGGCACGGCATATTTTGGTTCCCACGAAAGAGAGTTGCGAGTCGCTCAAAACTCAGATCGAGGCGGGCGCGGATTTCGCCGATATTGCCAAGCAGCATTCGCAATGTCCGTCTGGCAAGCAGGGGGGAGAACTGGGGGAGTTTTCGCCGGGACGCATGGTGCCCGAGTTCGACAAGGTGGTTTTCAGCGCGCCGGTCGGACAGGTGCAGGGACCGGTACGGACGCAGTTCGGCTGGCACCTGCTCGAAGTCACTAGCCGCACTGACTAA
- a CDS encoding DUF6513 domain-containing protein, with protein MAREHVHFVTGRLAEHSLRHVLASMAPTVDFDFSVGVLGISVAALMTPEWVARRVAPPAGTTRVVLPGYCLGDLAAVQMAVGTPVDRGPKDLRDLPGWFSAPPADDSDYGRYTIEILAEINHVPRLSREELLGAARRLLADGADVIDLGCNPGETWVDVADAVRLLRDEGTRVSIDSMNPAEIEPAVRAGAELVLSVNSSNVDWAVDWGCEVVVVPDVPETLAGLDQNVARLAAAGVRVRIDPVLAPIGFGFAASLARYLDVRARYPDAEIMMGIGNLTELTDVDSAGINTLLLGFCQELGIRSVLTTQVINWARSSVRECDLARRLAYHSVNGHVLPKHVEPALVLLRDPLVHEYGAATL; from the coding sequence ATGGCTCGAGAGCACGTACATTTTGTAACCGGGCGATTGGCCGAGCATAGCTTGCGCCACGTGCTGGCGAGCATGGCGCCGACGGTTGATTTTGATTTCTCGGTGGGCGTGCTGGGAATTTCGGTGGCCGCCTTGATGACGCCCGAGTGGGTGGCGCGCCGCGTGGCTCCGCCTGCGGGCACGACGCGCGTCGTGTTGCCCGGCTATTGCCTAGGGGACCTGGCCGCCGTGCAAATGGCCGTGGGCACGCCGGTCGACCGTGGACCGAAAGATCTGCGCGATTTGCCCGGCTGGTTTAGCGCACCGCCGGCAGACGACTCGGACTACGGTCGCTACACGATCGAGATCTTGGCCGAGATCAATCATGTGCCGCGACTTTCGCGCGAAGAATTGCTGGGTGCGGCACGACGTCTATTGGCCGACGGCGCCGACGTGATCGATTTGGGCTGTAACCCGGGCGAAACCTGGGTCGACGTGGCCGACGCGGTGCGTTTGCTTCGCGACGAAGGGACGCGGGTCTCGATCGATAGCATGAATCCCGCCGAGATCGAGCCGGCCGTGCGGGCCGGCGCCGAACTCGTTCTGTCGGTGAATTCGAGCAACGTCGATTGGGCGGTCGACTGGGGCTGCGAAGTCGTGGTCGTCCCTGACGTGCCGGAAACACTCGCGGGTCTAGACCAGAACGTGGCGCGGCTGGCGGCCGCCGGGGTGCGCGTGCGCATCGATCCGGTTCTGGCACCGATTGGTTTTGGCTTTGCCGCCAGCCTGGCCAGGTATCTCGACGTGCGGGCCCGATATCCCGATGCCGAAATCATGATGGGCATCGGCAATCTGACCGAACTCACCGACGTGGATTCGGCAGGAATCAACACGCTGCTGTTGGGCTTTTGCCAGGAATTGGGAATCCGCAGCGTACTTACCACGCAGGTCATTAATTGGGCGCGGAGCAGCGTACGCGAATGCGACCTGGCGCGTCGCCTGGCCTATCACTCGGTGAATGGGCATGTGTTGCCCAAGCACGTGGAGCCGGCGCTAGTGCTATTGCGCGATCCGCTCGTTCACGAATATGGTGCCGCGACGCT
- a CDS encoding PQQ-binding-like beta-propeller repeat protein, which translates to MTTNDSARRWPQGGVSPAGVVRFGLAAVVVLGAAGVCAWAQFNPNKDHQVAFLISAATAAGATLLLVAWLLLTAPWSWGGRLTGLFGFAIGMAGAFALVRVDETSGDVVPKLAWRWTPKHDVALAGEFADLVGGTADLLSTTPADSPEFLGPGRCAVVAGPELARDWSTTPPREVWRRPVGAAWSSFAIVGNYAVTQEQRGENELVVCYELATGKPVWYHADKVRFEETLAGVGPRATPTIVDGRVYTLGALGLLNCLDGATGKKLWSHEVAEENGADTLERKPQWGKSCSPLVVGDAVIVSAGGPDGKSLVAYHKETGDLLWHAGDDPASYSSPKLVTLAGIPQVVIINRESVAGHDPVDGHILWRHEWLQPNPKCTEPLVTGEDTLLVSAGYGLGSELLRFTPDDEGGLAVEQVWKNRNLRNLKSKFANMVLRDEFVYALDDGVLSCIEAGTGKRRWKGGHYGHGQLLLVGDLLLVQAEQPGDLVLVDPNPTAFKELGRITSLEGKTWNNPAISGRNLLVRNHEEAICYELPLRTE; encoded by the coding sequence ATGACAACGAACGATTCAGCGCGACGTTGGCCGCAGGGCGGAGTTAGCCCAGCCGGCGTGGTCCGCTTTGGGTTAGCTGCGGTCGTGGTGTTGGGCGCCGCCGGCGTGTGCGCCTGGGCGCAGTTCAACCCTAACAAGGACCATCAGGTCGCGTTCCTGATCTCGGCTGCCACGGCAGCTGGCGCCACACTGCTGCTTGTCGCGTGGCTGTTGCTAACGGCGCCGTGGTCTTGGGGTGGGCGGCTAACCGGGCTGTTCGGATTTGCCATCGGCATGGCCGGCGCGTTCGCCTTGGTGCGCGTGGACGAGACCTCGGGAGACGTCGTGCCAAAACTCGCTTGGCGCTGGACTCCCAAGCACGACGTGGCTCTGGCTGGTGAGTTTGCCGATCTTGTGGGTGGGACGGCGGACTTGCTGTCGACAACACCCGCGGATTCTCCGGAATTTCTCGGACCCGGACGCTGCGCCGTGGTGGCCGGACCGGAACTGGCTCGCGATTGGTCCACGACTCCGCCGCGCGAAGTATGGCGCCGTCCGGTGGGCGCGGCCTGGAGCTCATTCGCCATCGTGGGCAACTACGCGGTGACGCAAGAACAGCGCGGCGAGAACGAGTTGGTCGTCTGTTACGAGTTGGCCACCGGCAAACCGGTCTGGTATCACGCCGACAAAGTGCGCTTCGAAGAGACTTTGGCCGGTGTCGGCCCCCGTGCGACGCCGACGATCGTTGACGGTCGCGTCTATACGTTGGGTGCACTGGGGCTGTTGAATTGCCTCGACGGTGCGACGGGAAAAAAGCTCTGGTCGCACGAAGTAGCGGAAGAGAACGGCGCCGATACGCTCGAGCGCAAGCCGCAATGGGGAAAAAGCTGCTCGCCGCTCGTCGTGGGGGACGCGGTGATCGTGTCGGCCGGCGGGCCGGACGGCAAGTCGCTGGTCGCCTATCACAAAGAGACGGGAGACCTGTTGTGGCACGCCGGCGATGATCCGGCCAGCTACAGCTCGCCCAAGCTGGTCACGCTGGCGGGCATACCGCAAGTCGTGATCATCAATCGCGAAAGCGTCGCCGGGCACGATCCCGTCGACGGACACATTCTGTGGCGGCATGAGTGGCTGCAACCGAATCCGAAATGTACCGAGCCCCTAGTCACGGGCGAGGACACGTTGCTGGTCTCGGCCGGCTATGGCCTAGGGAGCGAGCTGCTGCGATTCACGCCCGACGACGAGGGAGGGCTGGCCGTCGAGCAGGTTTGGAAAAATCGCAATCTGCGCAACCTGAAATCGAAGTTCGCGAACATGGTTCTCCGCGACGAATTTGTCTACGCCTTGGACGACGGCGTGCTGTCCTGCATCGAAGCCGGCACCGGCAAACGCCGCTGGAAAGGGGGACACTACGGGCACGGGCAACTATTGCTGGTGGGCGATCTGCTCTTGGTGCAGGCCGAACAGCCGGGCGATTTGGTGCTGGTGGATCCCAATCCCACGGCATTCAAAGAACTGGGGCGAATCACCTCGCTCGAAGGCAAAACCTGGAACAATCCGGCCATCTCGGGCCGAAACTTGCTCGTGCGCAACCACGAAGAAGCGATCTGCTACGAGTTGCCGCTGCGCACGGAATGA